Proteins encoded within one genomic window of Jiangella mangrovi:
- a CDS encoding ABC transporter permease subunit, producing the protein MNGVSAAGVVDRVRGVQLSGLATVAMLVVAVAVNAALQPNFWDSYALTSNFATFVPLVAIAVGQTIVVLSGGIDLSLGAQVTLASVVAVQVVDGEMGRFPLAVAAALGVGLVCGALNGLVVALLRLQPIVATFATSFVFSGLALVVLPTPGGSVPFEVTTAYRDAVLGVPVALLLILALALLWWVLRGHRVLRHVYAVGGDADAAYASLVPVARTRVWGYVLGGLFAALSALAVLANTGSGDPFVGNELTLASVAAVVIGGTALAGGRGGAGGSILGAIVLALVTNIVFFADVPTDYRQLVNGAVIILALALAGIPALQKRRPAA; encoded by the coding sequence GTGAACGGCGTCTCGGCGGCGGGGGTCGTCGACCGCGTGCGCGGCGTCCAGCTGTCCGGCCTGGCCACGGTCGCGATGCTGGTCGTCGCCGTCGCCGTCAACGCCGCACTGCAGCCGAACTTCTGGGACAGCTACGCGCTGACCTCGAACTTCGCGACGTTCGTGCCGCTGGTGGCGATCGCCGTCGGGCAGACGATCGTCGTGCTCAGCGGCGGCATCGACCTCTCCCTGGGCGCGCAGGTCACGCTGGCCAGCGTCGTCGCGGTCCAGGTGGTCGACGGTGAGATGGGCCGGTTCCCGCTGGCCGTCGCCGCTGCCCTGGGTGTCGGGCTGGTCTGCGGCGCGCTGAACGGGCTGGTCGTGGCGCTGCTGCGGCTGCAGCCGATCGTCGCGACGTTCGCCACCAGCTTCGTGTTCAGCGGGCTGGCGCTGGTCGTGCTGCCGACGCCGGGCGGCTCGGTGCCGTTCGAGGTCACCACGGCCTATCGCGACGCCGTGCTCGGCGTGCCGGTGGCGCTGCTGCTGATCCTCGCGCTGGCGCTGCTCTGGTGGGTGCTGCGCGGACACCGCGTCCTGCGGCACGTCTACGCCGTCGGCGGCGACGCCGACGCGGCGTACGCCTCGCTGGTGCCGGTCGCGCGGACCCGTGTCTGGGGGTACGTGCTGGGCGGGCTGTTCGCGGCGCTGTCGGCATTGGCAGTCCTGGCCAACACCGGGTCCGGCGACCCGTTCGTCGGCAACGAGCTGACCCTGGCGTCGGTGGCGGCCGTGGTGATCGGCGGGACGGCGCTCGCGGGCGGGCGCGGCGGGGCGGGCGGGTCGATCCTCGGCGCGATCGTGCTGGCCCTCGTCACGAACATCGTGTTCTTCGCCGACGTGCCCACCGACTACCGGCAGCTGGTCAACGGCGCCGTGATCATCCTGGCGCTGGCCCTCGCGGGCATCCCGGCGCTGCAGAAACGGAGGCCGGCGGCATGA
- a CDS encoding ABC transporter permease — protein MSTPVLETPGGLGAWRPGPVALAGAVAVALVIVGEIVSPGFAGYGQLVNLMRVAAFLGVIAIGQTIVIIAGGGGVDLSVGKVATFSAIIGSRVMDGDDANIALAVALSLLVAAAIGLVNGLGVTFLRIPPFVMTLGMIGVVQGLILAYTGGQAEGRAAPALTSLVNGRVVFDLPGLLFLWLLLGLLAVWLLRRTTFGWNLFAVGANRTAAELTGVRVNRTLILAYVLSATFAGLAGILLLGYTESVFLDLADQYMLPSVAAVVIGGTLLAGGIGGYAGTAVGAIVLTVLQGLLTTLDIGGAWRTVVNGVVLLVLLSLYGRQRRLRS, from the coding sequence ATGAGCACCCCTGTGCTGGAGACGCCCGGGGGTCTGGGCGCCTGGCGGCCCGGGCCGGTCGCGCTGGCCGGAGCCGTCGCCGTCGCCCTGGTGATCGTCGGCGAGATCGTCTCCCCCGGGTTCGCCGGGTACGGGCAGCTGGTCAACCTCATGCGGGTGGCGGCGTTCCTCGGCGTCATCGCGATCGGCCAGACCATCGTCATCATCGCCGGAGGCGGCGGCGTCGACCTGTCCGTCGGCAAGGTGGCGACGTTCTCGGCCATCATCGGGTCGCGGGTCATGGACGGCGACGACGCGAACATCGCCCTGGCCGTGGCGCTGTCGCTGCTGGTCGCGGCCGCCATCGGCCTGGTCAACGGGCTGGGCGTCACGTTCCTGCGGATCCCGCCGTTCGTCATGACCCTGGGCATGATCGGCGTCGTGCAGGGGCTGATCCTCGCCTACACCGGCGGCCAGGCCGAGGGCCGCGCGGCGCCGGCGCTGACGTCGCTGGTCAACGGGCGCGTCGTCTTCGACCTGCCCGGCCTGCTGTTCCTGTGGCTGCTGCTCGGCCTGCTCGCCGTCTGGCTGCTGCGCCGCACCACGTTCGGCTGGAACCTGTTCGCCGTCGGCGCCAACCGCACCGCCGCGGAGCTGACCGGCGTGCGGGTGAACCGGACGCTGATCCTGGCGTACGTGCTGTCGGCGACGTTCGCCGGGCTGGCCGGCATCCTGCTGCTCGGCTACACCGAGTCGGTCTTCCTCGACCTCGCCGACCAGTACATGCTGCCGTCCGTCGCCGCCGTCGTCATCGGCGGGACGCTGCTGGCCGGCGGCATCGGCGGGTACGCCGGCACCGCGGTCGGCGCGATCGTGCTCACCGTCCTGCAGGGTCTGCTCACCACGCTGGACATCGGCGGCGCCTGGCGCACCGTCGTCAACGGCGTCGTCCTGCTCGTCCTGCTGTCGCTCTACGGGCGTCAGCGTCGCCTTCGGAGCTAG
- a CDS encoding Gfo/Idh/MocA family protein produces the protein MENRERLGVGIVGAGFMAHFHVTSWTGVRDADVVAVQSPSGESARELAGRCRELRVGDATAYTDLRELVRDPRVDAVWVVAPNHARLAVIETIADEVASGRASLVGIAVEKPLGRTLAEARRVLELVEGAGLLHAYLENQVYAPAVTRGHELVWSRGAALAGTPYLARCAEEHSGPHAAWFWDGTRQGGGVLSDMMCHSIEAGRYLLTPPGVDVSTWLTPVSVSAQIASLKWSRKKHAAQLAERFGGAVDYTRRPAEDYAHATISFRNGDGDEAVIEATTSWSYVGPGLRLTFELLGPEYSMSASTLDTEAQLFLSRELSSPSGEDLVEKQGAEQGLLPVVSDEAMTYGYTTENRAVAADFLAGRQPRESLAHGVEVSELMMAAYLSAETGETVRFPVDLDAFVPQVAQGTWRP, from the coding sequence ATGGAGAACAGGGAACGGCTCGGGGTCGGCATCGTCGGCGCCGGCTTCATGGCGCACTTCCACGTCACGTCGTGGACGGGTGTGCGCGACGCCGACGTCGTCGCCGTCCAGAGCCCTTCGGGTGAGAGCGCGCGGGAACTGGCGGGCCGCTGCCGCGAGCTGCGGGTGGGCGACGCGACCGCCTACACCGACCTGCGCGAACTGGTCCGCGACCCGCGCGTCGACGCCGTCTGGGTGGTGGCGCCGAACCACGCGCGGCTCGCCGTCATCGAGACCATCGCCGACGAGGTCGCGTCCGGCCGCGCCTCGCTGGTGGGGATCGCCGTCGAGAAGCCGCTGGGCCGCACGCTCGCCGAGGCGCGCCGCGTGCTCGAGCTGGTCGAGGGCGCCGGACTGCTGCACGCCTACCTCGAGAACCAGGTCTACGCGCCGGCCGTCACCCGCGGGCACGAGCTGGTCTGGTCGCGCGGCGCCGCACTGGCCGGGACGCCGTACCTCGCCCGCTGCGCCGAGGAGCACAGCGGTCCGCACGCCGCCTGGTTCTGGGACGGAACCCGGCAGGGCGGCGGCGTGCTCAGCGACATGATGTGCCACTCCATCGAGGCCGGCCGCTACCTGCTCACCCCACCCGGCGTCGACGTGTCGACCTGGCTGACGCCGGTGTCGGTCAGCGCCCAGATCGCCTCGCTCAAGTGGTCGCGCAAGAAGCACGCCGCCCAGCTGGCCGAGCGCTTCGGCGGGGCCGTCGACTACACCCGCCGGCCCGCCGAGGACTACGCCCACGCCACAATCAGCTTCCGCAACGGCGACGGCGACGAGGCCGTCATCGAGGCGACGACGTCGTGGAGCTACGTCGGCCCGGGACTGCGGCTGACGTTCGAGCTGCTCGGCCCGGAGTACTCGATGAGCGCCAGCACGCTGGACACCGAGGCGCAGCTGTTCCTCAGCCGCGAGCTGTCGTCGCCGTCGGGTGAGGATCTGGTCGAGAAGCAGGGCGCCGAGCAGGGCCTGCTGCCGGTCGTGTCCGACGAGGCGATGACCTACGGCTACACGACGGAGAACCGCGCCGTGGCCGCCGACTTCCTCGCCGGGCGGCAGCCGCGCGAGAGCCTGGCGCACGGTGTCGAGGTCAGCGAGCTGATGATGGCCGCGTACCTCTCCGCCGAGACCGGCGAGACCGTGCGCTTCCCCGTCGACCTCGACGCGTTCGTCCCCCAGGTCGCGCAGGGCACCTGGCGGCCGTAG
- a CDS encoding ImmA/IrrE family metallo-endopeptidase produces the protein MTTESGPTQRARRRRASGTVVDFDGRRLALARRRQRLLRSALAELTSVSAAAITQFERGSARPTNAAVAELALALGMPVDFFRQGRPIEPVPASAAHFRSLRATPAISREQALAFAEISLVVVDLVEQYVDLPRVPPLAEPLDAEPEPGRIARLAAATRERLGVDPGPVPHMVRLLEAHGIVVLRLPREIDHRVDAFSTEAGHRPLVLLSPVKDDRARSRFDAAHELAHLVMHQDVDPGSKIVERQADTFASEFLAPSTELEPELPRRVDWDALAQAKTKWGISLAALVHRAHRLGLWGEHAYRRANQHLAALGYPEPTPLGPPESPYLLGAAVELLSDAGTTIDDLAVAGRLPVGQIEEIVAAGSETRPRLSLTPDPAV, from the coding sequence GTGACGACGGAGTCCGGCCCGACCCAGCGGGCCCGCCGGCGCCGGGCCAGCGGCACGGTCGTCGACTTCGACGGCCGCCGGCTCGCGCTCGCCCGGCGGCGTCAGCGCCTGCTGCGCAGCGCGCTCGCGGAGCTGACCAGCGTGAGTGCCGCCGCCATCACCCAGTTCGAACGCGGCTCGGCGCGCCCGACCAACGCGGCCGTGGCCGAACTGGCCCTCGCGCTGGGCATGCCGGTCGACTTCTTCCGGCAGGGCCGGCCCATCGAGCCGGTGCCCGCCAGTGCGGCGCACTTCCGCTCGCTGCGCGCCACCCCGGCGATCTCGCGCGAGCAGGCGCTCGCGTTCGCCGAGATCTCCCTCGTCGTGGTCGACCTCGTCGAGCAGTACGTCGACCTGCCGCGGGTGCCGCCGCTGGCCGAACCGCTCGACGCCGAGCCCGAGCCCGGCCGGATCGCCCGGCTGGCCGCCGCGACCCGGGAGCGCCTGGGCGTCGACCCGGGGCCGGTGCCGCACATGGTCCGGCTGCTCGAGGCGCACGGGATCGTCGTGCTCCGGCTCCCGCGCGAGATCGACCACCGGGTCGACGCGTTCTCCACCGAGGCCGGCCACCGGCCCCTCGTGCTGCTGTCGCCGGTCAAGGACGACCGCGCCCGCAGCCGCTTCGACGCCGCGCACGAGCTCGCCCACCTCGTCATGCACCAGGACGTCGACCCCGGCTCGAAGATCGTCGAGCGCCAGGCCGACACCTTCGCCTCCGAGTTCCTCGCGCCGAGCACCGAGCTGGAACCGGAGCTGCCGCGCCGCGTCGACTGGGACGCCCTCGCCCAGGCCAAGACGAAATGGGGCATCAGCCTGGCGGCGCTGGTCCACCGGGCGCACCGGCTCGGCCTGTGGGGCGAGCACGCCTACCGCCGGGCGAACCAGCACCTCGCCGCCCTGGGCTACCCGGAGCCCACCCCGCTCGGCCCGCCCGAGTCGCCGTACCTGCTCGGCGCGGCGGTCGAGCTGCTGTCCGATGCCGGTACCACCATCGACGACCTCGCCGTGGCCGGCCGGCTCCCGGTCGGGCAGATCGAGGAGATCGTCGCGGCCGGCAGCGAGACGAGGCCGCGGCTGTCGCTGACGCCCGATCCAGCGGTCTGA
- a CDS encoding bifunctional RNase H/acid phosphatase → MTGRRLIVEADGGSRGNPGPAAYGAVVRDAESGAVLAEIAETLGVTTNNVAEYRGLLAGLRAAHGIDPDAVVEARLDSKLVVEQLSGRWQVKNADLKPLADEARGVFPPGRVGYTWVPRAENAHADRLVNQALDGKPVGVLPAPAEGAVTEPSSPANRLAAWSPELGQPTTLHVVRHGQTALTAARAFSGGGVPGPSLDDTGRAQADRAAALLDGCGAVAVVASPMVRTRETADAVARRLGLTVRIDDAWRECEFGEWEGLTLAQIGERHPDVLTRWYGSTATRPPGGESLDDVARRIGAARDALTAEFPGQPVVVVTHSMPMRTLTTLALGAPPTTLFRLLPAPGSVTELQYYADGTTAVPSFGHRP, encoded by the coding sequence GTGACCGGCCGCCGGCTCATCGTCGAGGCCGACGGCGGGTCGCGCGGCAATCCCGGGCCGGCGGCCTACGGCGCCGTCGTACGCGACGCCGAGTCCGGCGCGGTGCTGGCCGAGATCGCCGAGACCCTCGGCGTCACCACCAACAACGTCGCCGAGTACCGCGGCCTGCTGGCCGGGCTGCGCGCCGCCCACGGCATCGACCCCGACGCTGTCGTCGAGGCGCGGCTGGACTCCAAGCTGGTGGTCGAGCAGCTCTCCGGCCGCTGGCAGGTCAAGAACGCCGACCTCAAGCCCCTGGCCGACGAGGCGCGCGGCGTCTTCCCGCCCGGCCGGGTCGGCTACACCTGGGTGCCGCGGGCCGAGAACGCCCACGCCGACCGGCTGGTCAACCAGGCGCTGGACGGCAAGCCCGTCGGCGTTCTCCCGGCGCCGGCCGAGGGGGCGGTCACCGAGCCGAGCAGCCCCGCGAACCGGCTGGCCGCCTGGAGCCCCGAGCTCGGCCAGCCCACCACGCTGCACGTCGTCCGGCACGGCCAGACCGCCCTCACGGCGGCTCGCGCGTTCAGCGGCGGCGGCGTGCCCGGGCCGAGCCTCGACGACACCGGCCGGGCGCAGGCCGACCGCGCGGCCGCCCTGCTCGACGGGTGCGGAGCGGTCGCCGTCGTCGCCTCACCCATGGTGCGCACCCGCGAGACCGCCGACGCCGTCGCGCGCCGCCTGGGCCTCACCGTGCGCATCGACGACGCCTGGCGCGAGTGCGAGTTCGGCGAGTGGGAGGGTCTCACGCTGGCCCAGATCGGCGAGCGTCACCCCGACGTCCTGACCCGCTGGTACGGCTCGACGGCCACCCGCCCGCCGGGCGGGGAGTCCCTCGACGACGTCGCCCGGCGCATCGGCGCCGCCCGCGACGCGCTGACCGCAGAGTTCCCCGGCCAGCCGGTCGTCGTGGTCACCCACTCGATGCCCATGCGCACGCTGACGACGCTGGCGCTCGGCGCACCGCCCACGACGCTGTTCCGGCTGCTGCCGGCGCCGGGTTCGGTCACCGAGCTGCAGTACTACGCCGACGGCACCACCGCGGTCCCGTCGTTCGGCCACCGCCCCTAG
- a CDS encoding zinc ribbon domain-containing protein: protein MRLLDVQAVDQRLDQLAHRRKTLPEAAELETLAAEHSRLRDAEVVAGTAVADLEREQKRADSEVEQVRARKDRDQKRLDAGQVSSAKELESLQSEIASLNRRQGVLEDAEIEIMERLEEAQNEAAALAADRDSVAKKAQEVQAARDSAWSQIDQDAAGSRTERESLVAGIPADLLALYEKIRADRGGIGAAALRQRRCEGCMIQLDAAELGRIRGLAPEVVVRHEECRRILVRTPESGL, encoded by the coding sequence TTGCGGCTGCTCGACGTCCAGGCGGTCGACCAGCGCCTCGACCAGCTCGCGCATCGCCGCAAGACGCTGCCCGAGGCCGCCGAGCTCGAGACGCTCGCCGCCGAGCACAGCCGCCTCCGCGACGCCGAGGTCGTCGCGGGCACCGCCGTCGCCGACCTCGAGCGCGAGCAGAAGCGCGCCGACTCCGAGGTCGAGCAGGTGCGCGCCCGCAAGGACCGCGACCAGAAGCGGCTCGACGCCGGCCAGGTGTCGTCGGCCAAGGAGCTCGAGAGCCTGCAGAGCGAGATCGCCTCGCTCAACCGCCGGCAGGGTGTGCTCGAGGACGCCGAGATCGAGATCATGGAGCGGCTCGAGGAGGCGCAGAACGAGGCCGCCGCGCTGGCCGCCGACCGCGACAGCGTCGCCAAGAAGGCGCAGGAGGTGCAGGCCGCGCGCGACTCCGCGTGGTCGCAGATCGACCAGGACGCCGCCGGCTCGCGGACCGAGCGCGAGTCGCTGGTCGCCGGCATCCCCGCCGACCTGCTGGCGCTGTACGAGAAGATCCGCGCCGACCGCGGCGGCATCGGGGCGGCCGCGCTGCGCCAGCGTCGCTGCGAGGGCTGCATGATCCAGCTCGACGCTGCCGAGCTGGGCCGCATCCGCGGGCTCGCTCCCGAGGTCGTCGTCCGGCACGAGGAGTGCCGGCGCATCCTGGTGCGCACCCCCGAGTCCGGGCTGTGA
- a CDS encoding Nif3-like dinuclear metal center hexameric protein, producing the protein MPAHPRLADVVATAERLYPPELAESWDAVGLVCGDPEAEVGRILFAVDPVAAVVDEALAWGADLVVTHHPLFLRPVHGVPATTPKGLLVHRLITRGVALFTAHTNADRAAPGVNDALAAVLGLEDTRPLVPVDDDPALGLGRVGRLAHPEPLAVFARRVAGALPVTAAGIRAMGDPHAVVETVAVCGGAGDSLLSTVRAAGVDVYVTADLRHHPSSESGESGGPALVDVAHWASEWPWLGTAAALLAAELSAAGSTVETRVSATPTDPWTLHQPAHVPGPDEGAHAER; encoded by the coding sequence GTGCCAGCCCATCCTCGTCTCGCCGATGTCGTCGCCACCGCGGAGCGGCTGTACCCGCCGGAGCTCGCGGAGTCGTGGGACGCCGTCGGGCTGGTGTGCGGCGACCCCGAGGCCGAGGTGGGCCGCATCCTCTTCGCCGTCGACCCCGTGGCCGCTGTGGTCGACGAGGCGCTGGCGTGGGGAGCCGACCTCGTCGTCACCCACCATCCGCTCTTCCTGCGCCCGGTGCACGGGGTGCCGGCCACCACGCCCAAGGGCCTGCTGGTGCACCGCCTCATCACCCGCGGCGTCGCGCTGTTCACCGCGCACACGAACGCCGACCGCGCCGCGCCCGGGGTCAACGACGCGCTGGCGGCGGTGCTCGGCCTCGAGGACACCCGCCCGCTCGTTCCCGTCGACGACGACCCCGCGCTCGGCCTGGGCCGCGTCGGGCGGCTGGCGCACCCGGAGCCGCTGGCGGTGTTCGCCCGCCGGGTGGCCGGGGCGCTGCCGGTCACGGCTGCCGGCATCCGCGCCATGGGCGACCCGCACGCCGTCGTCGAGACCGTGGCCGTGTGCGGCGGGGCGGGCGACTCCCTGCTCTCCACGGTGCGGGCCGCGGGCGTCGACGTCTACGTCACGGCCGACCTGCGCCACCACCCGTCGTCGGAGTCGGGCGAGTCCGGCGGGCCAGCCCTCGTCGACGTCGCCCACTGGGCCAGCGAGTGGCCCTGGCTCGGCACGGCCGCGGCCCTGCTGGCGGCCGAGTTGTCCGCCGCAGGCAGTACGGTGGAGACTCGCGTCTCGGCCACCCCGACCGATCCGTGGACGCTGCACCAGCCCGCTCACGTTCCCGGGCCCGACGAAGGAGCTCACGCTGAACGCTGA
- a CDS encoding histidinol-phosphatase → MCHTDDHGHDHHEHHHHPHDMSDALDTDTSVALDLSIDDSELSPTQLSRRGLFRSAGIVGGVTALGMAGVTPAMADGRDDDHHGSGGDVRHWLAGDHHIHTQHSSDAMYRVYDQVQHGAAYGLDWMVITDHGGATHARIGVELVNPDIRAARELLPGTLVFQGLEWNIPSAEHGTVFVAPGRNEVAVLKQFETDYDGSVNGTSANSPANEAQALAGITWLGRQVDRRRVDDALFLANHPARQGIDSPHEIRAWRDADPRIAIGFEGAPGHQAAGLPAGVGAGSARGFYGGSPNANSFPGYPLESYRTWGGFDWMTATVGGLWDSLLAEGKPWSISANSDSHTNWGDTSRRPTGGDFNTDGRYGDPVYSGGVNLTAGDYWPGLYSRTHVGASKRDYLAVMRGLRDGRVWVDHGHLVKGVEVTVRERGRRSGVSLGDTLRARRGTRVELVVRITAQDLPNWAQFQPALRRVDLIRGAVDPGHADSRRDTFVAPDTKVVQQWDTSGRTGTFEIVHDLGRVDDAFYVRLRGTDGNRSQPGFLGAAIDPEGPALDVVGNADPWIDLWFYTNPIWVVPTR, encoded by the coding sequence ATGTGTCACACCGATGACCACGGGCACGACCACCACGAGCACCACCATCACCCGCACGACATGAGTGACGCCCTCGACACCGACACCAGCGTCGCCCTCGATCTCTCCATCGACGACAGCGAGCTGTCCCCCACCCAGCTGTCCCGCCGCGGGCTGTTCCGCTCGGCCGGCATCGTCGGCGGCGTCACCGCGCTCGGCATGGCCGGCGTCACGCCCGCCATGGCCGACGGCCGCGACGACGACCACCACGGCTCCGGCGGCGACGTCCGCCACTGGCTGGCCGGCGACCACCACATCCACACCCAGCACAGCTCCGACGCCATGTACCGCGTCTACGACCAGGTGCAGCACGGCGCGGCGTACGGCCTCGACTGGATGGTCATCACCGACCACGGCGGCGCCACGCACGCCCGCATCGGCGTCGAGCTGGTCAACCCCGACATCCGTGCCGCGCGCGAGCTGCTCCCCGGCACCCTGGTCTTCCAGGGCCTCGAGTGGAACATCCCGTCCGCCGAGCACGGCACCGTGTTCGTCGCGCCGGGGCGCAACGAGGTCGCCGTCCTCAAGCAGTTCGAGACCGACTACGACGGCTCCGTCAACGGCACCTCGGCCAACAGCCCGGCCAACGAGGCGCAGGCGCTGGCCGGCATCACCTGGCTGGGGCGCCAGGTCGACCGCCGCCGCGTCGACGACGCGCTGTTCCTGGCCAACCACCCGGCCCGCCAGGGCATCGACAGCCCGCACGAGATCCGGGCCTGGCGCGACGCCGACCCGCGCATCGCCATCGGGTTCGAGGGCGCTCCCGGGCACCAGGCCGCCGGCCTGCCCGCCGGCGTGGGCGCGGGCTCGGCGCGCGGCTTCTACGGCGGCTCGCCCAACGCTAACTCGTTCCCGGGCTACCCACTCGAGAGCTACCGCACCTGGGGCGGCTTCGACTGGATGACGGCCACCGTCGGCGGCCTCTGGGACAGCCTGCTGGCCGAGGGCAAGCCGTGGTCCATCAGCGCCAACTCCGACTCCCACACCAACTGGGGCGACACCAGCCGCCGGCCCACCGGCGGCGACTTCAACACCGACGGCCGCTACGGCGACCCCGTCTACAGCGGCGGCGTCAACCTCACCGCCGGCGACTACTGGCCGGGCCTTTACTCCCGCACCCACGTGGGCGCGTCCAAGCGCGACTACCTCGCCGTCATGCGCGGCCTGCGCGACGGCCGGGTCTGGGTCGACCACGGCCACCTGGTCAAGGGCGTCGAGGTGACGGTCCGCGAGCGCGGCCGCCGCTCCGGTGTCTCACTCGGCGACACCCTGCGGGCCCGCCGCGGCACCCGGGTCGAGCTGGTCGTGCGCATCACCGCGCAGGACCTCCCGAACTGGGCGCAGTTCCAGCCGGCCCTGCGGCGCGTCGACCTCATCCGCGGCGCTGTCGACCCCGGCCACGCCGACAGCCGGCGCGACACCTTCGTCGCACCCGACACCAAGGTCGTCCAGCAGTGGGACACCTCGGGCCGTACCGGCACGTTCGAGATCGTCCACGACCTCGGCCGGGTCGACGACGCCTTCTACGTACGTCTGCGCGGCACCGACGGCAACCGCTCGCAGCCGGGCTTCCTCGGCGCCGCCATCGACCCCGAGGGCCCGGCCCTCGACGTCGTCGGCAACGCCGACCCCTGGATCGACCTCTGGTTCTACACGAACCCCATCTGGGTGGTGCCGACCCGCTGA
- a CDS encoding asparaginase: protein MSFPRNVAALRGRVPLAVAAAVALMLVFLPGADGAPAQPRQAVQTVPKAVVRAADDALPTVTVVATGGTMAGLSDTPTSFQRYRAGTLLMEDMLAEVPNLDEVANVNSLQFGNKGSGGYTIAELYDLSLAVDNALRTSDGVVVTTGTDTMEEIGYFLDLTVQSPKPVVITGAMRPWTVIGSDAQANLFNAIVTAASGKTGWFGTVLMLNDEIHAVRDVTKTSAYRMDTFQTPEFGVLGYVDDLKVRIMRMPARALRVFETRGSVVTTANALRNWRTPFDLATIDKADLPRVEIFYNAQGSGGESIDAWAAAGVEGIVTAGTGAGGISGAAGQARNRAVRAGVMFASTTRTGSGSVYGGSGAVFPADSLNAPHARLLLMMALAFNDGVDDTRADFVEWASLQADITSALPALTP, encoded by the coding sequence ATGTCGTTCCCCCGGAACGTCGCGGCGTTGCGCGGACGTGTCCCGCTGGCCGTCGCGGCCGCCGTCGCCCTCATGCTCGTCTTCCTGCCCGGTGCCGACGGCGCGCCGGCACAGCCCCGGCAGGCCGTGCAGACGGTGCCCAAGGCGGTCGTCCGCGCCGCCGACGACGCCCTGCCGACGGTCACCGTCGTCGCGACCGGCGGCACGATGGCCGGGCTGTCGGACACGCCGACCAGCTTCCAGCGCTACCGCGCCGGCACGCTGCTGATGGAGGACATGCTCGCCGAGGTGCCCAACCTCGACGAGGTGGCGAACGTCAACAGCCTGCAGTTCGGCAACAAGGGCTCCGGCGGCTACACGATCGCCGAGCTGTACGACCTGTCGCTGGCGGTCGACAACGCGCTGCGGACTTCCGACGGCGTCGTCGTCACCACCGGCACCGACACGATGGAGGAGATCGGCTACTTCCTGGACCTCACGGTGCAGAGCCCGAAGCCCGTCGTCATCACGGGCGCCATGCGGCCGTGGACGGTCATCGGCTCGGACGCGCAGGCCAACCTGTTCAACGCGATCGTGACGGCGGCCAGCGGCAAGACTGGCTGGTTCGGCACGGTGCTGATGCTCAACGACGAGATCCACGCCGTCCGCGACGTGACCAAGACGTCGGCCTACCGCATGGACACCTTCCAGACGCCGGAGTTCGGCGTGCTCGGCTACGTCGACGACCTCAAGGTGCGGATCATGCGGATGCCGGCCCGTGCGCTGCGGGTGTTCGAGACCCGGGGGAGCGTCGTGACGACGGCGAACGCGCTGCGGAACTGGCGCACGCCGTTCGATCTCGCGACGATCGACAAGGCCGACCTGCCGCGCGTGGAGATCTTCTACAACGCGCAGGGGTCCGGCGGCGAGTCGATCGATGCCTGGGCCGCGGCCGGCGTCGAGGGCATCGTCACCGCCGGTACCGGCGCGGGTGGCATCTCCGGCGCGGCCGGCCAGGCCCGCAACCGGGCGGTGCGGGCCGGCGTCATGTTCGCGTCGACGACGCGGACCGGGTCGGGCAGCGTCTACGGCGGCAGCGGCGCGGTCTTCCCGGCCGACTCCCTCAACGCCCCGCACGCCCGGCTGCTGCTGATGATGGCGCTGGCGTTCAACGACGGCGTCGACGACACCCGCGCGGACTTCGTCGAGTGGGCGAGCCTGCAGGCCGACATCACGTCGGCGCTGCCGGCGCTGACCCCGTAG